The following coding sequences lie in one Syngnathus scovelli strain Florida chromosome 1, RoL_Ssco_1.2, whole genome shotgun sequence genomic window:
- the znf219 gene encoding zinc finger protein 219 isoform X1 gives MTCRVINLRASSRGIEGGVAPLPAETLENGITPHTFQQRMDSPSEFLLPCSPEPLPQAKSPEASPHGLEAAPCTPLSASPPAEEDHEDQADEQQNGDALPSPTPAVALFPGARRSPTLDSSPPATPSAPPLGFGALEFALSSGPSGSCNDELDLQLFQKDAFTRTATGPSLRFSCHVCGKRFRFQSILSLHARAHSLDRHRQASSHYRSALSSAPLKQNLIVQQNKKERIQKHGRFSLSGNLTRALPEEDEEDELKSTESVQNSARLSPPLNQDLAPWTVSAPAPPTFRCHACKGKFRTASELARHVRILHNPYKCTLCPFSANQEGSLASHLQECHPSPEGPALPRAFSNSNLVSATSEAPQNSLPAKVAGSSSLPAFRCDTCGQRFTQSWFLKGHMRKHKDSLDHKCQVCGRGFKEPWFLKNHMKVHLNKLGLKASLGSSDADPQAKSSLGHLSLNALYSSLLLAHQGSGRAEQGRAEKETASRMRTISGKSAILGYLGLPGDSGGASCTERLQAVAQVAERGNNSGGVSSEGGEMGRERTEPRCTTEGGEQTPWWELVARSLAVAQQQQQQQQQQQQQQQQQQQQQQKREKDRTHHTRLTRTLGGESDRLRAYADASDPKRASGGAFGAAEGSWECPDCGKLFHSLQQALVHARVHAHKTQEEGAAGDTDATCSSSQARGSQGDLRPESKVQHAAVASFPSVMPGFKGENGTMAALSVVASLPTSRERVRSRGIKDCPYCGKAFRSSHHLKVHLRVHTGERPYKCPHCDYAGTQSGSLKYHLQRHHREQRNSSGSATSSVGKIVAAINGLTSVKRRRAQTDPKAQSDGPSSGPAQQSWLLGLPQQQEHRPSQGALDPETQYHYLSGAMGAFYPGGMEGAWIRASPPPKVLKVSRRKPLTTNRVVVASDKPASAAQNQSGTFEPLDLSRRPTPGLEGLEEEEGGAAGGEGTKLKQCLDCPFRTSSAELMTMHLQVNHTSKSRRKISSLSAFDDEYAVPKGAGSCHRPDSLGIWGHTDESQARAQEGSSIQNWTPNGLPLDHRGEKTESNWPLCVGPALQSESGGDDDEEQEDEEEGSSCPEDQHEGNVLAD, from the exons GGGATTGAAGGAGGAGTTGCACCCCTGCCGGCCGAGACCCTGGAGAATGGCATAACGCCGCACACGTTCCAG CAGAGGATGGATTCCCCGTCAGAGTTTTTGTTGCCCTGCTCCCCTGAGCCTCTGCCCCAAGCCAAAAGCCCGGAAGCATCCCCTCATGGTCTGGAGGCAGCACCGTGCACCCCTCTCTCCGCGTCGCCCCCGGCTGAGGAGGACCACGAGGACCAAGCAGATGAGCAACAGAACGGCGATGCTCTTCCGTCCCCCACCCCGGCCGTGGCTCTTTTCCCGGGAGCGAGACGTAGTCCGACTTTGGACTCTTCCCCGCCGGCCACGCCCTCGGCACCTCCTCTTGGCTTTGGAGCTCTGGAGTTCGCGCTCTCTTCTGGACCCAGCGGAAGCTGCAATGATGAGCTGGATTTGCAGCTCTTCCAGAAGGACGCGTTCACCAGGACAGCAACAGGACCGTCGCTGCGGTTCTCCTGTCACGTCTGCGGGAAGAGATTCCGATTCCAAAGTATTTTGTCCCTTCACGCCAGAGCCCACAGTCTGGACCGACACCGCCAGGCCTCATCGCATTATCGGAGCGCTCTCTCCTCAGCGCCTCTCAAACAGAACCTCATCGTCCAACAGAACAAAAAAGAGCGGATTCAGAAGCACGGAAGATTCTCGCTGAGCGGGAATCTTACACGCGCGCTCCCAGAGGAGGACGAAGAGGATGAGCTCAAAAGTACAGAATCCGTCCAGAACAGCGCGAGGTTGAGCCCTCCGCTAAACCAAGACCTCGCTCCTTGGACGGTGTCCGCTCCTGCCCCACCGACATTCCGTTGCCATGCCTGCAAAGGAAAATTTCGCACGGCTTCCGAATTGGCCCGCCACGTCCGCATTCTGCACAACCCGTACAAATGCACGCTTTGTCCTTTCTCTGCCAACCAGGAAGGCTCCCTGGCGTCCCATCTGCAGGAGTGCCACCCCTCACCAGAGGGGCCCGCTTTGCCACGCGCCTTTTCTAATTCCAACCTGGTCAGTGCAACCTCAGAAGCTCCCCAGAATTCGTTGCCTGCCAAAGTAGCAGGATCGTCCTCGTTGCCGGCATTCCGTTGTGATACTTGCGGACAGCGTTTCACTCAATCGTGGTTCCTTAAGGGACACATGCGAAAGCACAAGGACTCCTTGGACCACAAGTGCCAGGTGTGCGGGCGGGGCTTCAAGGAGCCCTGGTTCCTCAAAAACCACATGAAAGTGCACCTCAACAAGCTCGGTCTCAAAGCCAGTTTGGGAAGCAGCGACGCCGACCCACAGGCCAAAAGCTCTTTGGGTCACCTGTCCCTAAACGCCCTCTATTCCAGCCTTCTTCTGGCTCACCAGGGTTCTGGCAGAGCAGAGCAAGGGAGAGCGGAAAAGGAGACTGCGAGCAGGATGCGGACGATTTCCGGCAAGTCAGCAATCCTGGGCTACCTGGGCCTCCCCGGTGACAGCGGCGGGGCCAGTTGCACGGAGAGACTCCAAGCCGTGGCCCAGGTGGCTGAGAGGGGAAACAACAGTGGCGGCGTGAGCTCGGAAGGAGGGGAGATGGGAAGAGAGAGGACGGAACCCAGATGCACCACTGAAGGAGGCGAGCAAACCCCTTGGTGGGAGCTGGTGGCTCGAAGCCTCGCTGtggcgcagcagcagcagcagcagcagcagcagcagcagcagcagcagcagcagcagcagcagcagcagcagaagcgaGAGAAAGACAGGACTCACCATACTCGTCTAACCAGGACATTAGGAGGAGAGAGCGATCGGCTCAGAGCCTACGCTGACGCTTCGGATCCCAAAAGAGCTTCCGGAGGAGCCTTCGGCGCAGCGGAGGGTTCGTGGGAATGCCCCGACTGCGGAAAGCTCTTCCACAGCCTTCAGCAGGCGCTCGTTCACGCTCGTGTTCACGCTCACAAGACCCAGGAGGAAGGCGCTGCAGGTGACACGGACGCAACTTGCAGCTCCAGCCAAGCCAGAGGAAGCCAAGGTGACCTGAGGCCGGAATCCAAAGTGCAACATGCAGCCGTGGCTAGCTTTCCCTCTGTCATGCCTGGCTTCAAAG GAGAAAACGGGACCATGGCGGCGCTGTCCGTTGTGGCTTCGCTTCCCACTAGCAGGGAGCGCGTCCGCAGTCGAGGGATCAAGGATTGTCCCTACTGTGGTAAAGCCTTCCGCTCATCCCATCACCTCAAAGTGCACCTAAGAGTCCACACAG GTGAGAGACCTTACAAGTGCCCCCACTGCGACTACGCCGGCACCCAGTCCGGCTCGCTCAAATACCACCTTCAGCGACACCACAGGGAGCAACGCAACTCTTCAGGTTCCGCCACTTCCTCCGTGGGAAAAATTGTTGCCGCCATCAACGGTCTAACTTCCGTCAAGCGACGTCGAGCGCAAACTGATCCGAAAGCTCAGTCGGACGGTCCGTCCTCGGGGCCCGCCCAGCAATCTTGGCTTCTTGGACTACCACAGCAGCAGGAGCATCGTCCCAGTCAAGGAGCCCTCGACCCAGAGACCCAGTACCACTACCTATCAGGGGCAATGGGGGCCTTTTACCCTGGTGGAATGGAAGGAGCGTGGATCAGGGCGTCTCCTCCTCCAAAAGTCCTCAAGGTTTCCCGCCGTAAGCCCCTTACCACCAACCGGGTGGTGGTGGCCTCCGACAAACCAGCGTCGGCCGCCCAGAATCAGTCGGGCACCTTTGAACCTCTCGATCTGTCCCGCCGTCCCACGCCGGGCCTCGAAGggctggaagaagaagaagggggagCGGCTGGAGGAGAAGGGACCAAACTGAAGCAATGTTTGGACTGTCCATTTCGAACCTCCTCTGCTGAGCTCATGACCATGCACCTCCAGGTCAACCACACTAGTAAGTCCCGACGCAAAATCAGCTCTTTGTCCGCCTTTGACGACGAGTACGCGGTTCCGAAGGGCGCCGGATCCTGCCACAGACCCGACTCCCTCGGGATTTGGGGACACACCGACGAGTCCCAAGCGAGAGCCCAGGAAGGCTCCTCAATCCAGAACTGGACCCCCAATGGGCTCCCTCTGGACCATCGTGGTGAAAAAACGGAGTCCAACTGGCCTTTATGTGTCGGGCCGGCTCTCCAAAGCGAGTCGGgcggtgatgatgatgaagagcagGAGGACGAAGAGGAGGGCAGCAGCTGCCCGGAGGACCAACACGAAGGGAATGTCCTCGCCGATTAA
- the znf219 gene encoding zinc finger protein 219 isoform X3, with protein MDSPSEFLLPCSPEPLPQAKSPEASPHGLEAAPCTPLSASPPAEEDHEDQADEQQNGDALPSPTPAVALFPGARRSPTLDSSPPATPSAPPLGFGALEFALSSGPSGSCNDELDLQLFQKDAFTRTATGPSLRFSCHVCGKRFRFQSILSLHARAHSLDRHRQASSHYRSALSSAPLKQNLIVQQNKKERIQKHGRFSLSGNLTRALPEEDEEDELKSTESVQNSARLSPPLNQDLAPWTVSAPAPPTFRCHACKGKFRTASELARHVRILHNPYKCTLCPFSANQEGSLASHLQECHPSPEGPALPRAFSNSNLVSATSEAPQNSLPAKVAGSSSLPAFRCDTCGQRFTQSWFLKGHMRKHKDSLDHKCQVCGRGFKEPWFLKNHMKVHLNKLGLKASLGSSDADPQAKSSLGHLSLNALYSSLLLAHQGSGRAEQGRAEKETASRMRTISGKSAILGYLGLPGDSGGASCTERLQAVAQVAERGNNSGGVSSEGGEMGRERTEPRCTTEGGEQTPWWELVARSLAVAQQQQQQQQQQQQQQQQQQQQQQKREKDRTHHTRLTRTLGGESDRLRAYADASDPKRASGGAFGAAEGSWECPDCGKLFHSLQQALVHARVHAHKTQEEGAAGDTDATCSSSQARGSQGDLRPESKVQHAAVASFPSVMPGFKGENGTMAALSVVASLPTSRERVRSRGIKDCPYCGKAFRSSHHLKVHLRVHTGERPYKCPHCDYAGTQSGSLKYHLQRHHREQRNSSGSATSSVGKIVAAINGLTSVKRRRAQTDPKAQSDGPSSGPAQQSWLLGLPQQQEHRPSQGALDPETQYHYLSGAMGAFYPGGMEGAWIRASPPPKVLKVSRRKPLTTNRVVVASDKPASAAQNQSGTFEPLDLSRRPTPGLEGLEEEEGGAAGGEGTKLKQCLDCPFRTSSAELMTMHLQVNHTSKSRRKISSLSAFDDEYAVPKGAGSCHRPDSLGIWGHTDESQARAQEGSSIQNWTPNGLPLDHRGEKTESNWPLCVGPALQSESGGDDDEEQEDEEEGSSCPEDQHEGNVLAD; from the exons ATGGATTCCCCGTCAGAGTTTTTGTTGCCCTGCTCCCCTGAGCCTCTGCCCCAAGCCAAAAGCCCGGAAGCATCCCCTCATGGTCTGGAGGCAGCACCGTGCACCCCTCTCTCCGCGTCGCCCCCGGCTGAGGAGGACCACGAGGACCAAGCAGATGAGCAACAGAACGGCGATGCTCTTCCGTCCCCCACCCCGGCCGTGGCTCTTTTCCCGGGAGCGAGACGTAGTCCGACTTTGGACTCTTCCCCGCCGGCCACGCCCTCGGCACCTCCTCTTGGCTTTGGAGCTCTGGAGTTCGCGCTCTCTTCTGGACCCAGCGGAAGCTGCAATGATGAGCTGGATTTGCAGCTCTTCCAGAAGGACGCGTTCACCAGGACAGCAACAGGACCGTCGCTGCGGTTCTCCTGTCACGTCTGCGGGAAGAGATTCCGATTCCAAAGTATTTTGTCCCTTCACGCCAGAGCCCACAGTCTGGACCGACACCGCCAGGCCTCATCGCATTATCGGAGCGCTCTCTCCTCAGCGCCTCTCAAACAGAACCTCATCGTCCAACAGAACAAAAAAGAGCGGATTCAGAAGCACGGAAGATTCTCGCTGAGCGGGAATCTTACACGCGCGCTCCCAGAGGAGGACGAAGAGGATGAGCTCAAAAGTACAGAATCCGTCCAGAACAGCGCGAGGTTGAGCCCTCCGCTAAACCAAGACCTCGCTCCTTGGACGGTGTCCGCTCCTGCCCCACCGACATTCCGTTGCCATGCCTGCAAAGGAAAATTTCGCACGGCTTCCGAATTGGCCCGCCACGTCCGCATTCTGCACAACCCGTACAAATGCACGCTTTGTCCTTTCTCTGCCAACCAGGAAGGCTCCCTGGCGTCCCATCTGCAGGAGTGCCACCCCTCACCAGAGGGGCCCGCTTTGCCACGCGCCTTTTCTAATTCCAACCTGGTCAGTGCAACCTCAGAAGCTCCCCAGAATTCGTTGCCTGCCAAAGTAGCAGGATCGTCCTCGTTGCCGGCATTCCGTTGTGATACTTGCGGACAGCGTTTCACTCAATCGTGGTTCCTTAAGGGACACATGCGAAAGCACAAGGACTCCTTGGACCACAAGTGCCAGGTGTGCGGGCGGGGCTTCAAGGAGCCCTGGTTCCTCAAAAACCACATGAAAGTGCACCTCAACAAGCTCGGTCTCAAAGCCAGTTTGGGAAGCAGCGACGCCGACCCACAGGCCAAAAGCTCTTTGGGTCACCTGTCCCTAAACGCCCTCTATTCCAGCCTTCTTCTGGCTCACCAGGGTTCTGGCAGAGCAGAGCAAGGGAGAGCGGAAAAGGAGACTGCGAGCAGGATGCGGACGATTTCCGGCAAGTCAGCAATCCTGGGCTACCTGGGCCTCCCCGGTGACAGCGGCGGGGCCAGTTGCACGGAGAGACTCCAAGCCGTGGCCCAGGTGGCTGAGAGGGGAAACAACAGTGGCGGCGTGAGCTCGGAAGGAGGGGAGATGGGAAGAGAGAGGACGGAACCCAGATGCACCACTGAAGGAGGCGAGCAAACCCCTTGGTGGGAGCTGGTGGCTCGAAGCCTCGCTGtggcgcagcagcagcagcagcagcagcagcagcagcagcagcagcagcagcagcagcagcagcagcagcagaagcgaGAGAAAGACAGGACTCACCATACTCGTCTAACCAGGACATTAGGAGGAGAGAGCGATCGGCTCAGAGCCTACGCTGACGCTTCGGATCCCAAAAGAGCTTCCGGAGGAGCCTTCGGCGCAGCGGAGGGTTCGTGGGAATGCCCCGACTGCGGAAAGCTCTTCCACAGCCTTCAGCAGGCGCTCGTTCACGCTCGTGTTCACGCTCACAAGACCCAGGAGGAAGGCGCTGCAGGTGACACGGACGCAACTTGCAGCTCCAGCCAAGCCAGAGGAAGCCAAGGTGACCTGAGGCCGGAATCCAAAGTGCAACATGCAGCCGTGGCTAGCTTTCCCTCTGTCATGCCTGGCTTCAAAG GAGAAAACGGGACCATGGCGGCGCTGTCCGTTGTGGCTTCGCTTCCCACTAGCAGGGAGCGCGTCCGCAGTCGAGGGATCAAGGATTGTCCCTACTGTGGTAAAGCCTTCCGCTCATCCCATCACCTCAAAGTGCACCTAAGAGTCCACACAG GTGAGAGACCTTACAAGTGCCCCCACTGCGACTACGCCGGCACCCAGTCCGGCTCGCTCAAATACCACCTTCAGCGACACCACAGGGAGCAACGCAACTCTTCAGGTTCCGCCACTTCCTCCGTGGGAAAAATTGTTGCCGCCATCAACGGTCTAACTTCCGTCAAGCGACGTCGAGCGCAAACTGATCCGAAAGCTCAGTCGGACGGTCCGTCCTCGGGGCCCGCCCAGCAATCTTGGCTTCTTGGACTACCACAGCAGCAGGAGCATCGTCCCAGTCAAGGAGCCCTCGACCCAGAGACCCAGTACCACTACCTATCAGGGGCAATGGGGGCCTTTTACCCTGGTGGAATGGAAGGAGCGTGGATCAGGGCGTCTCCTCCTCCAAAAGTCCTCAAGGTTTCCCGCCGTAAGCCCCTTACCACCAACCGGGTGGTGGTGGCCTCCGACAAACCAGCGTCGGCCGCCCAGAATCAGTCGGGCACCTTTGAACCTCTCGATCTGTCCCGCCGTCCCACGCCGGGCCTCGAAGggctggaagaagaagaagggggagCGGCTGGAGGAGAAGGGACCAAACTGAAGCAATGTTTGGACTGTCCATTTCGAACCTCCTCTGCTGAGCTCATGACCATGCACCTCCAGGTCAACCACACTAGTAAGTCCCGACGCAAAATCAGCTCTTTGTCCGCCTTTGACGACGAGTACGCGGTTCCGAAGGGCGCCGGATCCTGCCACAGACCCGACTCCCTCGGGATTTGGGGACACACCGACGAGTCCCAAGCGAGAGCCCAGGAAGGCTCCTCAATCCAGAACTGGACCCCCAATGGGCTCCCTCTGGACCATCGTGGTGAAAAAACGGAGTCCAACTGGCCTTTATGTGTCGGGCCGGCTCTCCAAAGCGAGTCGGgcggtgatgatgatgaagagcagGAGGACGAAGAGGAGGGCAGCAGCTGCCCGGAGGACCAACACGAAGGGAATGTCCTCGCCGATTAA
- the znf219 gene encoding zinc finger protein 219 isoform X2, whose amino-acid sequence MTCRVINLRASSRGIEGGVAPLPAETLENGITPHTFQRMDSPSEFLLPCSPEPLPQAKSPEASPHGLEAAPCTPLSASPPAEEDHEDQADEQQNGDALPSPTPAVALFPGARRSPTLDSSPPATPSAPPLGFGALEFALSSGPSGSCNDELDLQLFQKDAFTRTATGPSLRFSCHVCGKRFRFQSILSLHARAHSLDRHRQASSHYRSALSSAPLKQNLIVQQNKKERIQKHGRFSLSGNLTRALPEEDEEDELKSTESVQNSARLSPPLNQDLAPWTVSAPAPPTFRCHACKGKFRTASELARHVRILHNPYKCTLCPFSANQEGSLASHLQECHPSPEGPALPRAFSNSNLVSATSEAPQNSLPAKVAGSSSLPAFRCDTCGQRFTQSWFLKGHMRKHKDSLDHKCQVCGRGFKEPWFLKNHMKVHLNKLGLKASLGSSDADPQAKSSLGHLSLNALYSSLLLAHQGSGRAEQGRAEKETASRMRTISGKSAILGYLGLPGDSGGASCTERLQAVAQVAERGNNSGGVSSEGGEMGRERTEPRCTTEGGEQTPWWELVARSLAVAQQQQQQQQQQQQQQQQQQQQQQKREKDRTHHTRLTRTLGGESDRLRAYADASDPKRASGGAFGAAEGSWECPDCGKLFHSLQQALVHARVHAHKTQEEGAAGDTDATCSSSQARGSQGDLRPESKVQHAAVASFPSVMPGFKGENGTMAALSVVASLPTSRERVRSRGIKDCPYCGKAFRSSHHLKVHLRVHTGERPYKCPHCDYAGTQSGSLKYHLQRHHREQRNSSGSATSSVGKIVAAINGLTSVKRRRAQTDPKAQSDGPSSGPAQQSWLLGLPQQQEHRPSQGALDPETQYHYLSGAMGAFYPGGMEGAWIRASPPPKVLKVSRRKPLTTNRVVVASDKPASAAQNQSGTFEPLDLSRRPTPGLEGLEEEEGGAAGGEGTKLKQCLDCPFRTSSAELMTMHLQVNHTSKSRRKISSLSAFDDEYAVPKGAGSCHRPDSLGIWGHTDESQARAQEGSSIQNWTPNGLPLDHRGEKTESNWPLCVGPALQSESGGDDDEEQEDEEEGSSCPEDQHEGNVLAD is encoded by the exons GGGATTGAAGGAGGAGTTGCACCCCTGCCGGCCGAGACCCTGGAGAATGGCATAACGCCGCACACGTTCCAG AGGATGGATTCCCCGTCAGAGTTTTTGTTGCCCTGCTCCCCTGAGCCTCTGCCCCAAGCCAAAAGCCCGGAAGCATCCCCTCATGGTCTGGAGGCAGCACCGTGCACCCCTCTCTCCGCGTCGCCCCCGGCTGAGGAGGACCACGAGGACCAAGCAGATGAGCAACAGAACGGCGATGCTCTTCCGTCCCCCACCCCGGCCGTGGCTCTTTTCCCGGGAGCGAGACGTAGTCCGACTTTGGACTCTTCCCCGCCGGCCACGCCCTCGGCACCTCCTCTTGGCTTTGGAGCTCTGGAGTTCGCGCTCTCTTCTGGACCCAGCGGAAGCTGCAATGATGAGCTGGATTTGCAGCTCTTCCAGAAGGACGCGTTCACCAGGACAGCAACAGGACCGTCGCTGCGGTTCTCCTGTCACGTCTGCGGGAAGAGATTCCGATTCCAAAGTATTTTGTCCCTTCACGCCAGAGCCCACAGTCTGGACCGACACCGCCAGGCCTCATCGCATTATCGGAGCGCTCTCTCCTCAGCGCCTCTCAAACAGAACCTCATCGTCCAACAGAACAAAAAAGAGCGGATTCAGAAGCACGGAAGATTCTCGCTGAGCGGGAATCTTACACGCGCGCTCCCAGAGGAGGACGAAGAGGATGAGCTCAAAAGTACAGAATCCGTCCAGAACAGCGCGAGGTTGAGCCCTCCGCTAAACCAAGACCTCGCTCCTTGGACGGTGTCCGCTCCTGCCCCACCGACATTCCGTTGCCATGCCTGCAAAGGAAAATTTCGCACGGCTTCCGAATTGGCCCGCCACGTCCGCATTCTGCACAACCCGTACAAATGCACGCTTTGTCCTTTCTCTGCCAACCAGGAAGGCTCCCTGGCGTCCCATCTGCAGGAGTGCCACCCCTCACCAGAGGGGCCCGCTTTGCCACGCGCCTTTTCTAATTCCAACCTGGTCAGTGCAACCTCAGAAGCTCCCCAGAATTCGTTGCCTGCCAAAGTAGCAGGATCGTCCTCGTTGCCGGCATTCCGTTGTGATACTTGCGGACAGCGTTTCACTCAATCGTGGTTCCTTAAGGGACACATGCGAAAGCACAAGGACTCCTTGGACCACAAGTGCCAGGTGTGCGGGCGGGGCTTCAAGGAGCCCTGGTTCCTCAAAAACCACATGAAAGTGCACCTCAACAAGCTCGGTCTCAAAGCCAGTTTGGGAAGCAGCGACGCCGACCCACAGGCCAAAAGCTCTTTGGGTCACCTGTCCCTAAACGCCCTCTATTCCAGCCTTCTTCTGGCTCACCAGGGTTCTGGCAGAGCAGAGCAAGGGAGAGCGGAAAAGGAGACTGCGAGCAGGATGCGGACGATTTCCGGCAAGTCAGCAATCCTGGGCTACCTGGGCCTCCCCGGTGACAGCGGCGGGGCCAGTTGCACGGAGAGACTCCAAGCCGTGGCCCAGGTGGCTGAGAGGGGAAACAACAGTGGCGGCGTGAGCTCGGAAGGAGGGGAGATGGGAAGAGAGAGGACGGAACCCAGATGCACCACTGAAGGAGGCGAGCAAACCCCTTGGTGGGAGCTGGTGGCTCGAAGCCTCGCTGtggcgcagcagcagcagcagcagcagcagcagcagcagcagcagcagcagcagcagcagcagcagcagcagaagcgaGAGAAAGACAGGACTCACCATACTCGTCTAACCAGGACATTAGGAGGAGAGAGCGATCGGCTCAGAGCCTACGCTGACGCTTCGGATCCCAAAAGAGCTTCCGGAGGAGCCTTCGGCGCAGCGGAGGGTTCGTGGGAATGCCCCGACTGCGGAAAGCTCTTCCACAGCCTTCAGCAGGCGCTCGTTCACGCTCGTGTTCACGCTCACAAGACCCAGGAGGAAGGCGCTGCAGGTGACACGGACGCAACTTGCAGCTCCAGCCAAGCCAGAGGAAGCCAAGGTGACCTGAGGCCGGAATCCAAAGTGCAACATGCAGCCGTGGCTAGCTTTCCCTCTGTCATGCCTGGCTTCAAAG GAGAAAACGGGACCATGGCGGCGCTGTCCGTTGTGGCTTCGCTTCCCACTAGCAGGGAGCGCGTCCGCAGTCGAGGGATCAAGGATTGTCCCTACTGTGGTAAAGCCTTCCGCTCATCCCATCACCTCAAAGTGCACCTAAGAGTCCACACAG GTGAGAGACCTTACAAGTGCCCCCACTGCGACTACGCCGGCACCCAGTCCGGCTCGCTCAAATACCACCTTCAGCGACACCACAGGGAGCAACGCAACTCTTCAGGTTCCGCCACTTCCTCCGTGGGAAAAATTGTTGCCGCCATCAACGGTCTAACTTCCGTCAAGCGACGTCGAGCGCAAACTGATCCGAAAGCTCAGTCGGACGGTCCGTCCTCGGGGCCCGCCCAGCAATCTTGGCTTCTTGGACTACCACAGCAGCAGGAGCATCGTCCCAGTCAAGGAGCCCTCGACCCAGAGACCCAGTACCACTACCTATCAGGGGCAATGGGGGCCTTTTACCCTGGTGGAATGGAAGGAGCGTGGATCAGGGCGTCTCCTCCTCCAAAAGTCCTCAAGGTTTCCCGCCGTAAGCCCCTTACCACCAACCGGGTGGTGGTGGCCTCCGACAAACCAGCGTCGGCCGCCCAGAATCAGTCGGGCACCTTTGAACCTCTCGATCTGTCCCGCCGTCCCACGCCGGGCCTCGAAGggctggaagaagaagaagggggagCGGCTGGAGGAGAAGGGACCAAACTGAAGCAATGTTTGGACTGTCCATTTCGAACCTCCTCTGCTGAGCTCATGACCATGCACCTCCAGGTCAACCACACTAGTAAGTCCCGACGCAAAATCAGCTCTTTGTCCGCCTTTGACGACGAGTACGCGGTTCCGAAGGGCGCCGGATCCTGCCACAGACCCGACTCCCTCGGGATTTGGGGACACACCGACGAGTCCCAAGCGAGAGCCCAGGAAGGCTCCTCAATCCAGAACTGGACCCCCAATGGGCTCCCTCTGGACCATCGTGGTGAAAAAACGGAGTCCAACTGGCCTTTATGTGTCGGGCCGGCTCTCCAAAGCGAGTCGGgcggtgatgatgatgaagagcagGAGGACGAAGAGGAGGGCAGCAGCTGCCCGGAGGACCAACACGAAGGGAATGTCCTCGCCGATTAA